The nucleotide window CTGTCTAACACAGGTGCGACCAGTCCTGGAACTCCTTCAACAAGTCCTGGAAAGTCCTGGAAAGATCTTCATGTTCCCTCTTAACTTCCTGTTTATGTGTTGCAGCTGGCAGCGGTCGGACCGCCTGGTCATCTGGTGCCAGCCGACCCGATGTGGTCGGTAACGTGATCCTCCACAACAAGCTGGACCTGTGGAAGTCATCCGCCGGCTCCACCCACTACCATCAAGGTACTGCCTACTGAGTACTGCTTACTGACTACTGAGTATTATCAGAGTACTGAGTACTCCCTACTGACTACTGAGCACTATGAGAGTACTGCCTACTGACTACTGAGTATTATCAGAGTACTGAGTACTCCCTACTGACTACTGAGTACTATGAGAGTACTGCCTACTGACTACTGAGTACTATGAGAGTACTGCCTACTGACTACTGAGTATTATCAGAGTACTGAGTACTCCCTACTGACTGAATATTATCAGAGTACTGCCTACTGACAACTGAGTGATATCAAAGTACTGAGTACTGCCTACTGAGTATTATCAGAGTACTGAGTACTAGGGCTGGATGGTATGGCAAAATGTCCATATCacggttttaagaaaaaatgatATCGGTTTCACGGTACTTCACAgtattttgctcaggttcggccaacttgacatgctgctgtgttgtgctatggcctattcaagtgccggaatttgttatttacctgacaacacctgaacgcaacacacgCTCTGCTCCATTAGtgctagagcttagattctctgcccgagccgcGGGCCCAAGCCGGGTCGGGCCGGGACCCCCTACCCATCTGACAGGCCCAGGCCGGGCACGGTgagatatgagagagagagagagagagaaattgctacaggttgggggttgcaattcacacatacagaaaaagagagaaggggGTGGTAGAGATAAGTGGGAGGGACAGCGGCTTTCCGTGCCTCAAAAAATATGCCCTATGCATTCAGTGTTTacccaacacgctcaatacatggacatgcaatgacaaattgtcattaacttattacgttataaaaaacgatgaaaatatggacttgtttaaaatgacctgttgaagtgaaaaatgagtactgacgggaacagatgagtggagtcgatgtttaacctgcgcggagagcgcaggagaaatgcactgcctgtgtggacagtcaagcgcctgcgGGTACACTCGCAGGACTTCCGCGACACTAACGCATCTGGTGTGTCCTAAacgttaattataacagccagcttattgaaaaatgtcaggtttaaatcgggctcgggcccataattacagttaattggacgggccggTCCGGTCCTggacataacgtgcacgggctcgggcccataattacagttaattggacgggccggTCCGGTCCTggacataacgtgcacgggcttgggcccataattacagttaattggacgggccggTCCGGTCCTGGACATAATGTGCACGGGCTCGGGCCAGGTCGGGCTGAATTTTTTGGGCCTGATCTACACTCTAACTAGTGCTGTGCTCGGTTATAACTGTCTCGGACTCGGGACGGGTCgtcttcggtcaggaaaatgcggcccgagccgtgctctagtgtgctcacctgtgtgtgcgctttgtctgtgtgtgtgtgtgtgggtgtgtgtgtgtgtgtgtgtgtgcgctttgtctatgtgtgtgtgtgggtgtgtgtgtgtgtgtgtgtgtgtgcgctttgtctatgtgtgtgtgtgtgtgtgcactttgtctatgtgtgtgtgtgtctgggtcatcgtgtacagttgcttcactttcaggactctctccaGCAGCCATTCTTGCCTCTAAACGTTTCTATATGCTCTCACTCTGACCTGCTCAAGcgtgcctgtggtgtgcagcagtgaaatgggtccccgctgaaacactttGCCGCCGCGCATGTTCCGGACGTTGTTGgggctattcaccggtattgcagtatatcaaaaattcatatcataacgaaaataaatactGGTTTTCGGTACGAATCGGTATACCGCACAGCCCTACTGAGTACTGCCTACTGAGTAATATCAGAGTACCGAGTACTCCCTACTGAGTACTGTCAGAGTACTGAGTACTATCAGAGTGCCAAGTACTGCCTACTGAGTACTGAGTACTATCAGAGTGCCAAGTACTGCCTACTGAGTACTGAGTACTATCAGAGTGCCAAGTACAGCCTACTGAGTACTATCAGAGTACTGAGTACTGCCCACTGAGTACTGAGTACTATGAGTACTGAGAACTGCCCACTGAGTACTGAGTACTATCAGAGTGCCAAGTACTGCCTACTGAGTACTGAGTACTATCAGAGTGCCAAGTACTGCCTACTGAGTACTGAGTACTATCAGAGTGCCAAGTACAGCCTACTGAGTACTATCAGAGTACTGAGTACTGCCCACTGAGTACTGAGTACTATCAGAGTGCAGAGTACAGCCTACTGAGTACTGAGTACTATCAGAGTACTGAGTACTGCCCACTGAGTACTATCAGAGTACTGAGTACTCCCTACTGACTGAGTATTATCAGAGTACTGCCTACTGACTACTGAGTATTATCAGAGTACTGAGTACTCCCTACTGACTGAGTATTATCAGAGTACTGCCTACTGACTACTGAGTATTATCAGAGTACTGACTACTGAGTATTATCAGAGTACTGAGTATTGCCTACTGAGTACTATCACAGTACTGAGTACTCCCTACTGACTGAGTATTATCAGAGTACTGACTACTGAGTACTATCAGAGTACTGAGTACTCCCTACTGACTGAGTATTATCAGAGTACTGAGTACTGCCTACTGACTACTGAGTATTATCAGAGTACTGAGTACTGAGTACTATCAGAGTACTGAGTACTCCCTACTGACTGAGTATTATCAGAGTACTGACTACTGAGTACTATCAGAGTACTGAGTACTCCCTACTGACTGAGTATTATCAGAGTACTGAGTACTGCCTACTGACTACTGAGTATTATCAGAGTACTGAGTACTCCCTACTGACTGAGTATTATCAGAGTACTGACTACTGAGTATTATCAGAGTACTGAGTATTGCCTACTGAGTACTATCAGAGTACTGAGTACTCCCCACTGACTATTATCAGAGTACTGCCTACTGACTACTGAGTACTATCACAGTACTGAGTACTCCCTACTGACTGAGTATTATCAGAGTACTGACTACTGAGTATTATCAGAGTACTGACTACTGAGTATTATCAGAGTACTGAGTACTGCCTACTGACTGAGTATTATCAGAGTACTGACTACTGACTACTGAGTATTATCAGAGTACTGAGTACTGCCTACTGAGTACTATCAGAGTACTGAGTACTTCCCACTGACTGAGTATTATCAGAGTACTGAGTACTGCCTACCTAGTACTATTAGAGTACTGAGTACTGCCTACTGGGTAATATCAGAATACTGCCTACTGAATACTGTCAGAGTACTGAGTACTGCCTACTGAGTAATATCAGAGTACTAAGTACTGCCTACTGAGTAATATCAGAATACTGCCTACTGAATACTGTCAGAGTACTAAGTACTGCCTACGTAGTACTATCAGAGTACTGAGTACTGCCTACTGAGTACTGTCAGAGTACTGCCTACTGAGTAATATCAGAGTACTGCCTACTGAATACTGTCAGAGTACTGAGTACTGCCTACTGAGTAATATCAGAGTACTAAGTACTGCCTACGTAGTACTATCAGAGTACTGAGTACTGCCTACTGAGTACTGTCAGAGTACTGCCTACTGAATACTGTCAGAGTACTGAGTACTGCCTACTGAGTAATATCACAGTACTAAGTACTGCCTACTGAGTAATATCAGAGTACTGAGTACtgtgtactgtttgtggtgTCCAGGTCTCCAGGCAGGGGACAACACCTTGAACGTCCTGTGTTCCCTTCGAGCAGCCCGCTCGCTCGTCACAAGATGTTTCAGCGATGTCTCTCAGGCAGACGCTCGAGCTGCCGTCCTGTCAGACTACGTCCACTTCATGACCACACCTGGCTCGCACCAGGACACCTACGCTGAGTCCTTTCACCGCTCCTTCTTCTCCAGCTGGCAGAACAGCAGACCCACCTCCCCCCGTCAGGTAGATCAAACACACCCCGACAGGTAAATCAAACACACCCTGACAGGTAAATCAAACACACCCTGACAGGTAAATCAACCACACCCTGACAGGTAAATCAAACACACCCTGACAGGTAAATCAACCACACCCTGACAGGTAAATCAACCACACCCTGACAGGTAATCAACCACACCCTGACAGGTAAATCAAACACACCCTGACAGGTAAATCAAACACACCCTGACAGGTAATCAACCACACCCTGACAGGTAATCAAACACACCGTGACAGGTAAATCAACCACACCCTGACAGGTAAATCAAACACACCCTGACAGGTAAATCAAACACACCCTGACAGGTAAATCAACCACACCCTGACAGGTAAATCAAACACACCCCGTCAGGTAAATCCAGAACAGTTACCGGGTTCTCCGTGTTCCTCAGGTTTTGGCGTTTGCAGAAAAACACTCCAGAATCCAGATGAGTTTGTCGTTCCCCGACAGCCAGCTGGATGCCATCGGCTGCCTTCCCATGATCCTCCCCTTCATCCTGCTGTCGGCCTCGGCCAATGAGGAGCGAGctgtgagggttttttttttttgttttgttttggaggcACATTTAACGTATGTCAGAGAGGACGCTGTGTTAATGCCTTTGACCCATCCGTCCTCAGGTCTCAGCAGCGGTGGAGTTTGTGAAGCTCACACACCCCCACCCCAAGGTGCCCGAGTACGTGTCCATCTACAGCCGAGCGCTGCACGCTGTGCTGGGCGGAGCCAGTGTccagcagcaggctgagcacgCTCTGAGGAAGCTGGGCGCCTGGGAAGCCTGTCAGAGCTACAGCCGCCGTGCCGCCAGGTaacaaacacttcctgtttgtggtCAGCAGGAAAGCTATccgctctgtacaccaccatcaggacactgtctctgtctctcaggttcCCTGTGTCCTCTGAAGAACGTCTGCGGGTCCATCAGAACGCCGTGAAGCACCTGGGTCTGGCCTGCTACACCAAAGGTTCACAGATCTGCGTcacaggtcacatgatcactAACGACCACGATCACATAACTGAATGtcttcctgtgtgtttgtgtcgcACCAACAGGGGCTCTAAGCAGCATGTTTTACCTGGCCCACCAGTTTCATGATGACCCGCCAGGAGGAATCCAGACCAACACCAACTGTGGAGGTTCGTACGTTAAACCCCTGGACCTTAAGTCAGATTTAAGTTTAAACACCAACTGTAGAGGTTCGTACGTTAAACCTCTGCTGACCTGGAGTCAGATTTAAATTTAAACACCAACTGTGCAGGTTCACACGTTAAACCCCTGCTGACCTGGAGTCAGATTTAAGTTTAAACACCAACTGTGGAGGTTCGCACGTTAACCCCCTGCTGAGCTGAAGTCAGATTTAAGTTTAAACACCAGCTGTGGAATTTCGTAAATTAAACCCCAGCTGAGCTGAAGTCAGATTTAACTTTAAACACCAGCTGTGGAGTTTCGTAAGTTAAACCCCAGCTGAGCTGAAGTTAGATTTAACTTTAAGCACCAGCTGTGGAGTTTCGTAAATTGAACCCCAGCTGAGCTGAAGTCAGATTTAACTTTAAACACCAACTGTGGAGGTTCGTACGTTAAACCCCAGCTGAGCTGAAGTCAGATTTAACTTTAAACACCAACTGTGGAGTTTCGTAAGTTAAACCCCAGCTGAGCTGAAGTCAGATTTAACTTTAAGCACCAGCTGTGGAGTTTCGTAAGTTAAACCCCTGCTGAGCTGAAGTCAGATTTAACTTTAAACACCAACTGTGGAGGTTCGTACGTTAAACCCCAGCTGACCTGGAGTCAGATTTAAGTTTAAACACCAACTGTGGAGGTTCGTACGTTAAACCCCTGCTGACCTGGAGTCAGATTTAAGTTTAAACACCAACTGTGCAGGTTCGTACGTTAAACCCCTGGACCTGAAGTCAGATTTAAGTTTAAACACCAACTGTGGAGGTTCGTACGTTAAACCCCTGCTGACCTGGAGTCAGATTTAAGTTTAAACACCAACTGTGGAGGTTCGTACATTAAACCCCTGGACCTGAAGTCAGATTTAAGTTTAAACACCAACTGTGCAGGTTCACACGTTAAACCCCTGCTGACCTGGAGTCAGATTTAAGTTTAAACACCAACTGTGCAGGTTCACACGTTAAACCCCTGCTGACCTGGAGTCAGATTTAAGTTTAAACACCAACTGTGGAGGTTCGCACGTTAAACCCCTGCTGAGCTGAAGTCAGATTTAACTTTAAGCACCAGCTGTGGAGTTTCGTAAGTTAAACCCCTGCTGAGCTGAAGTCAGATTTAACTTTAAGCACCAACTGTGGAGGTTCGTACGTTAAACTCCTGCTGACCTGGAGTCAGATTTAAGTTTAAACACCAACTGTGGAGGTTCGCACGTTAAACCCCTGCTGAGCTGAAGTCAGATTTAACTTTAAGCACCAGCTGTGGAGGTTCGCACGTTAAACCCCTGCTGAGCTGAAGTCAGATTTAACTTTAAGCACCAGCTGTGGAGGTTCGTACGTTAAACCCCTGCTGAGCTGAAGTCAGATTTAACTTTAAACACCAACTGTGGAGTTTCGTAAGTTAAACCCCTGCTGAGCTGAGGTCAGATTTAACTTTAAACACCAACTGTGGAGGTTCGTACGTTAAACCCCTGCTGACCTGGAGTCAGATTTAAGTTTAAACACCAACTGTGCAGGTTCGTACGTTAAACCCCTGCTGAGCTGAAGTCAGATTTAACTTTAAGCACCAGCTGTGGAGGTTCGCACGTTAAACCCCTGCTGAGCTGAAGTCAGATTTAACTTTAAGCACCAGCTGTGGAGGTTCGTACGTTAAACCCCTGCTGAGCTGAAGTCAGATTTAACTTTAAACACCAACTGTGGAGTTTCGTAAGTTAAACCCCTGCTGAGCTGAGGTCAGATTTAACTTTAAACACCAACTGTGGAGGTTCGTACGTTAAACCCCTGCTGACCTGGAGTCAGATTTAAGTTTAAACACCAACTGTGGAGGTTCGCACGTTAACCCCCTGCTGAGCTGAAGTCAGATTTAACTTTAAACACCAACTATGGAGGTTCGTAAGTTAAACCCCTGCTGAGCTGAAGTCAGATTTAAGTTTAAACACCAGCTGTCGAGGTTCACATGTTAAACCCCTGCTGAGCTGAAGTCAGATTTAAGTTTAAACACCAGCTGTCGAGGTTCACATGTTAAACCCCTGCTGAGCTGAAGTCAGATTTAACTTTAAGAAAAGGTCGTGGAGTTTTGTACGTTAAACCCCAGCTGAGCTGAAGTCAGATTTAACTTTAAGAAAAGGTCGTGGAGTTTTGTACGTTAAACCCCAGCTGACCTGGAGTCAGATTTATCTTTAAGAAAAGGTTGTGGAGTTTTGTACGTTAAACCCCAGCTGAGATGAAGTCAGATTTAACTTTAAGAAAAGGTTGTGGAGTTTTGTACGTTAAACCCCAGTTGAGCTGAAGTCAGATTTAACTTTAAGAAAAGGTCGTGGAGTTTTGTACATTAAACCCCAGCTGACCTGGAGTCAGATTTATCTTTAAGAAAAGGTTGTGGAGTTTTGTACGTTAAACCCCAGCTGAGATGAAGTCAGATTTAACTTTAAGAAAAGGTCGTGGAGTTTTGTACGTTAAACCCCAGCTGAGCTGAAGTCAGATTTAACTTTAAGAAAAGGTCGTGGAGTTTTGTACGTTAAACCCCAGCTGAGCTGAAGTCAGATTTAACTTTAAGAAAAGGTCGTGGAGTTTTGTACGTTAAACCCCAGCTGAGCTGAAGTCAGATTTAACTTTAAGAAAAGGTCGTGGAGTTTTGTACGTTAAACCCCAGCTGACCTGGAGTCAGATTTAACTTTAAACACAGACTGTGGAGGTTCGTACGTTAAACCCCAGCTGAGCTGGAGTCAGATTTTAACTGTTGTATCTGAATGATGTCCCAGGTGAGAACTGTAACCGCGGTGCCGCACTGGGGGCCCTGCTGGGGGCCGGAGGCTCCTACAGTGAAGCCACCATCCCTCAGGAGTGGAAAGACGAGCTGAGAGACGCTCAGGAGTTTATCCCCGACATCCTGAAGCATCTGTAGTGAGAACAGCACCACCCCCTGAATGAGTGGAGGGGaactgtttctgtgtttacTACTccttctattttttatttattatttggtaATAAAAACCTGTTCCTTCATAACGTCTGTTTGTCATCTGTTTGGAACTGTTTATGTGGAATATTAAAAACTACATGTAAACTTTAAGTATGGGTTggggttacacacacacacacacacacacacacagagtacacTATAAGCTTGTGAGAATAGAAAAGTTTTTTTGAGTTTGGTTTTGAATGTGGACACAGTTGTGATGGACCTCAGGTCATCAGGCAGGTTGTTCCAGAGAACAGGTGATGGAGTACACTGtggtatttgtacttttacttcagtaacatTTTGACTTCAGGACCTGTACTTGTGATTGAGTATTTATACACTGTGGTATTTGTACTTTAACTGAAGTAACATTTTGACTTCAGGACCTGTACTTGTGATTGAGTATTTATACACTGTGGTATTTGTACTTTTAGTTCAGTAACATTTTGACTTCAGGACCTGTACTTGTGATTGAGTATTTATACACTGTGGTATTTGTACTTTTAGTTCAGTAACATTTTGACTTCAGGACCTGTACTTGTGATTGAGTATTTATACACTGTGGTATTTGTACTTTTAGTTCAGTAACATTTTGACTTCAGGACCTGTACTTGTGATTGAGTATTTATACACTGTGGTATTTGTACTTTAACTGAAGTAAAGGATCTCAGGCAGTACATCAtacattctgtgtttttacagtattttgtcatttcagtgtgttttcagtacAGGGTCACAATAAGAGGTGAGTTTAACTCCAATACCCAGAATACCCCCTAAGGCactgatcacacaggaagtgtttcagcagcttgAGGTGCCATTTTGTTtataatgagaatgaagctttttgcccGCTGTTTTTGCGTTGCTACACACCTCGTGTGTCTGCGCGTTAGGCGCCTTGCGTTTTTGtcggagcgctctgaactcctcaagttgaaaaaacttcaaatcAGAGCAGAAAAGTGCCCCATGTCATCTCTCCTTtattccccattgtccaatgggatgatttgagaggcgggccttctgtggtggtcatgacaacaagtttacagttggtaaacaatggaggagaaactggtggtagtggttgctggatacccagagctatacagcgCGACGATAGACaacaggttgtcaaactgcccctgagtcatcctaaaatatgcctgtaaaCATCCATCatggagaagctcctggaccaattggtggtactccccatgatccagcctcttttttagggtctcatgtacccacacagatctctgtttatacCCTGTATACCTCTACCCAGAATACCCTGTAAACCCTGTATACCTCACATACCCGGTATACCCTGTATACCCTGTATACCCTGTATCTCATATACTCTGTAAACCCAGTAAACCCTGTTTACCTCATATACCCTGTATACCCTGTAAACTCTGTATCTCATATACTCTGTAAACCCTGTATACCCTGTATACTCTGTAAACCCTGTATACCCTTTATACTCTGTAAACCCTGTAAACCCTGTATACCCTGTAAACCCTGTATACCCTTTATACTCTGTAAACCCTTTATACTCTGTAAACCCTGTAAACCCTGTATACCCTTTATACTCTGTAAACCCTGTATACCCTTTATACTCTGTAAACCCTGTAAACCCTGTATACCCTTTATACTCTGTAAACCCTGTATACCTCACATACCCGGTATACCCTGTATACCCTGTATCTCATATACTCTGTAAACCCAGTATACCCTGTTTACCTCATATACCCTGTATACAAGCAAGCAATAAAAATCATGGACCAGAAACCAATGAGATGGCATCACTGCCGCATTTTAAGAAAACACAACTTTCTCACCTTTGAAAATTTTATGAATTTTAGTActctttaattgttttttaaatgtctaaataaTCATGTGTCAGTACTGTTTTCTGAACTGGCCATCAGGCGTCAGAGCTCTCACAGAGCGACCACGCGAGCCTCCACCAGTGGTGATTGTCTTGTCCCAAGATACAAGACTTCATTCTGTCAGTCTGCTCTTTCTGTAAAGGGGGCAAAACTTTGGAACTCTCTACCCACTAATCTAAAATTAGAGACCAACAGTAATGCTTTTAACAAAGGACTTAAACAATGGCTAAAATCAAAACAACAGTGCTCACATTAATAGTTTTACCTGGTTGATTGCTTGATCATGTTGCCTTTGCTTTGTAgcttatgtatgtattttattctgaaaaattgCTTCTCTTTTACTGTTGTATGTTATTgtacactgcattttttttcccttttacacttattatttttatcatttcaaaagCCTCCTGTGGACAAGTGTTGCGAATTAGCACGTGTGCTAAAACACTCAAACAATGCATCTGGTCTGTCCAATGCAATTGTGATGTCCacatcaaataaacaataaataaataaataaataccctGTAAACCCTGTTTACCTCATATACCCTGTATACCCTGTAAACCCCGTATCTCATATACTCTGTAAACCCTGTAAACCCTGTTTACCTCATATACTCTGTATACCCTGTAAACCCTGTTTACCTCATATACCCTGTAAACCTCGTATCTCATATACTCTGTATACCCTGTAAACTATCTCATATACTCTGTAAACCCTGTATACCCTGTATACTCTGTAAACCCTGTATACCCTGTATACCCTGTTTACCTCATATACCCTGTATACCCTGTAAACCCCGTATCTCATAAGTAGTACATAAAAGACACCTTTTTACACGTGCACTCGCGTGAGGCGCGTGCATGTGATGTGCGTGTGACGTGCATGTGATGTGCATGTGATGTGCGTGTGATGTGGATGTGACGTGCGTGTGTGACAAATGGtatagcagtgtgtgtgtgtgtgtgtgacatgtgaCATGAGGGTGTGAAGAAGCGTCATGTCACCATCAGAGG belongs to Epinephelus lanceolatus isolate andai-2023 chromosome 24, ASM4190304v1, whole genome shotgun sequence and includes:
- the LOC117250034 gene encoding uncharacterized protein LOC117250034, with product MAQVRRAVSDALWGMSAADSMSMPVHWYYDTEDIKRDFRGWICDFQPPRQRHPSSILSLSNTAGSGRTAWSSGASRPDVVGNVILHNKLDLWKSSAGSTHYHQGLQAGDNTLNVLCSLRAARSLVTRCFSDVSQADARAAVLSDYVHFMTTPGSHQDTYAESFHRSFFSSWQNSRPTSPRQVLAFAEKHSRIQMSLSFPDSQLDAIGCLPMILPFILLSASANEERAVSAAVEFVKLTHPHPKVPEYVSIYSRALHAVLGGASVQQQAEHALRKLGAWEACQSYSRRAARFPVSSEERLRVHQNAVKHLGLACYTKGALSSMFYLAHQFHDDPPGGIQTNTNCGGENCNRGAALGALLGAGGSYSEATIPQEWKDELRDAQEFIPDILKHL